A genomic segment from Pyxidicoccus trucidator encodes:
- a CDS encoding N-acyl-D-amino-acid deacylase family protein: MDLIVENGLVFDGLGAPPRRRHVGIREGIVAAISEAPLPRAPHTRVIDASGHWVTPGFIDFHTHYDAEVELAPSLSESVRHGVTTVVMGSCSLSLALGTPEDLADMFCRVEAIPYPTVRALLEERKQWNSLGGYLEHLDALPLGPHVASFVGHSALRAHVMGLHRSLEHGVRPSEDELRRMETLVHEGLDLGYLGLSVMTLKWDKMGGSRDIRSRPLPSTYARWSEYRRLTRLLRERGRVFQGVPNISTKVNVLLFLLESMGLGRRALKTTVISMMDPRASRGIHRTIGFLSRLANRLLGADFRWQALPEVFDLWADGIDLVVFEEFGAGAAALHLQDAASRADLLTNPEYRARFRRQWTNRFLPRAFHRDFNESRILKCPDASVVGKSFAQVAKEQGRHAVDVFLDLAATHGDALRWYTVMANDRREELERICRHPDILVGFSDAGAHLRNMAHYNFPLRLLRLVREAEKRGEPFMPVERAVHRLTGEIGEWFGMDAGVLAEGRRADLVVINPEGLDAKLDEVAEAPMENFGGFVRLVRRNDAAVKAVLISGREAVQDGAVSPALGRERGFGKVLRARA, from the coding sequence CACACGCGCGTCATCGACGCCAGCGGCCACTGGGTGACGCCCGGCTTCATCGACTTCCACACGCACTACGACGCGGAGGTGGAGCTGGCCCCGTCCCTCTCCGAGTCCGTCCGCCACGGCGTCACCACCGTGGTGATGGGAAGCTGCTCACTCAGCCTCGCGCTGGGCACGCCGGAAGACCTGGCCGACATGTTCTGCCGCGTGGAGGCCATCCCCTACCCCACCGTCCGCGCGCTGCTGGAAGAGCGCAAGCAATGGAACTCGCTGGGCGGGTACCTGGAACACCTGGACGCGCTGCCGCTGGGCCCCCACGTGGCGTCCTTCGTCGGGCACTCGGCGCTGCGCGCGCACGTCATGGGTCTGCACCGCAGCCTGGAGCACGGCGTCCGGCCCTCCGAGGACGAGCTGCGCCGCATGGAAACCCTGGTGCACGAGGGGCTGGACCTGGGCTACCTGGGCCTGTCGGTGATGACGCTCAAGTGGGACAAGATGGGCGGCTCGCGCGACATCCGCAGCCGGCCCCTGCCCTCCACCTACGCCCGCTGGAGCGAGTACCGCCGCCTCACCCGGCTGCTGCGCGAGCGCGGCCGCGTCTTCCAGGGCGTGCCCAACATCAGCACCAAGGTGAACGTGCTGCTGTTCCTCCTGGAGAGCATGGGCCTGGGGCGCCGGGCGCTCAAGACGACGGTCATCTCCATGATGGACCCGCGCGCCAGCCGCGGCATCCACCGGACCATCGGCTTCCTGTCCCGGCTGGCCAACCGGCTGCTGGGCGCGGACTTCCGCTGGCAGGCGTTGCCCGAGGTGTTCGACCTGTGGGCGGACGGCATCGACCTGGTCGTCTTCGAGGAGTTCGGCGCGGGCGCCGCCGCCCTGCACCTCCAGGACGCCGCGTCCCGCGCGGACCTGCTGACGAACCCGGAGTACCGCGCCCGCTTCCGGCGCCAGTGGACCAACCGCTTCCTGCCGCGCGCCTTCCACCGCGACTTCAACGAGTCCCGCATCCTCAAGTGCCCGGACGCGAGCGTGGTGGGGAAGTCCTTCGCGCAGGTGGCAAAAGAGCAGGGCCGGCACGCGGTGGACGTCTTCCTGGACCTGGCGGCCACGCACGGCGACGCGCTGCGCTGGTACACGGTGATGGCCAATGACCGGCGCGAGGAGCTGGAGCGCATCTGCCGGCACCCGGACATCCTGGTGGGCTTCTCCGACGCGGGCGCGCACCTGCGCAACATGGCCCACTACAACTTCCCGCTGCGGCTGCTGCGCCTCGTGCGCGAGGCGGAGAAGCGCGGCGAGCCCTTCATGCCGGTGGAGCGCGCCGTGCACCGGCTCACCGGGGAGATTGGCGAGTGGTTCGGAATGGATGCGGGGGTGCTCGCCGAGGGCCGCCGCGCGGACCTGGTCGTCATCAACCCCGAGGGCCTGGACGCGAAGCTGGACGAGGTGGCCGAGGCGCCGATGGAGAACTTCGGAGGCTTCGTGCGGCTGGTGCGGCGCAACGATGCCGCGGTGAAGGCCGTGCTCATCTCCGGCCGCGAGGCGGTGCAGGACGGCGCGGTGTCCCCCGCCCTGGGTCGCGAGCGCGGCTTCGGAAAGGTGCTGCGCGCGCGGGCCTGA
- a CDS encoding CHAT domain-containing protein, whose protein sequence is MLLRVWYPLPLLALAAFVLSGAAPKPERAAARIWLTGAPTRPLEARLSVVQADSHRPYVPPRGPEGTPVPLRELARLEALGDRPGIAASYLVHGDPQQALAHLNHAPATPGRESDRAAAAFLLKRHDEALSLLDSALDAQPRHPQALWNRALVLRELGLTLLAAAAFEEVAALGEPGWSTEAQEHARALRERERERSDLWRSTQTAIIALATDTAAPVPLEAARRLPGTVRAHFYDAVRSAMTAARVRDLLPLAEVLDRAFGGSALTDYTRRVAARDFTRRSPLAGEYARLVRRTHADPAAFIQRLRGSGEEDLLLGALLLSPTVPRELTEVETLASHWNDPWVGVLVQEELSRLEYLAGQPWQAGQRLRSALRKCREQELGLRCLDLQRRMSHAATSANRLAEAEELARASWREARHLGEWGQEGFAIRELGQAARYQFRVAPARAYLDEFLQRSPGDCDARNYVHRNLASLAMMRLRPEEARLALDEAQECNPSVGLVGAWILADLGRMDPRPSDEEVVRRELAQVNPTRDAPGRRVLATLIAARFAVERNHDEGKVLLRRTIAEAEPMLATDADARDARAVAYQTLAVSAGKAGAFAEVPAVVAEQLGVTAPERCVLAAAMEAERTVVVARGPSGEVRGHHDASRREPLGDDLSGVVPRELVALLRRCSQVDVLAAPPLDSRAGLLPPDLAWRYRVGPATARVPTTSLPTQHLVVANVETPMSLRLARLPSWESAREQPGQWVELEGPQATPSRVLEAMTRATDIEVHAHGMVDRSLSDATVIALAPEHDGRYALTAEAIRKVRLEGAPMVLLGACSAARLPPLLHQTSSLPQAFVDSGARAVFAATVDIPNTAGRFFQAVRERIHAGAGPAQALREERQRWLREERSAQWVTRVLLYE, encoded by the coding sequence GTGCTCCTGCGCGTCTGGTACCCCCTCCCACTGCTCGCGCTCGCCGCGTTCGTCCTGTCCGGTGCGGCCCCCAAGCCGGAGCGCGCGGCAGCGCGCATCTGGCTCACCGGCGCCCCCACCCGCCCCCTGGAAGCGCGGCTCAGCGTGGTCCAGGCAGACAGCCACCGGCCCTATGTGCCGCCGCGCGGCCCCGAGGGCACGCCCGTGCCACTGCGCGAGCTGGCGCGCCTGGAAGCGCTCGGAGACAGGCCCGGCATCGCCGCGTCCTATCTCGTCCATGGTGACCCACAGCAGGCCCTGGCCCACCTGAACCACGCGCCCGCCACACCGGGGCGCGAGAGTGACCGCGCCGCCGCCGCCTTCCTCCTCAAGCGCCATGACGAGGCGCTGTCCCTGCTCGACAGCGCGCTGGATGCGCAGCCCCGCCACCCGCAGGCGCTGTGGAACCGCGCGCTGGTGCTGCGCGAGCTGGGACTGACGCTGCTCGCCGCGGCCGCCTTCGAGGAGGTGGCGGCCCTGGGCGAGCCCGGCTGGAGCACCGAAGCCCAGGAGCACGCCCGCGCCCTGAGGGAGCGCGAGCGGGAGCGCTCCGACCTGTGGCGTAGCACGCAGACGGCCATCATCGCGCTCGCCACGGACACGGCCGCGCCCGTCCCGCTGGAGGCGGCCCGACGCCTCCCCGGCACCGTGCGCGCGCACTTCTACGACGCGGTCCGCTCCGCCATGACGGCCGCGCGGGTCCGGGACCTGCTCCCGCTGGCGGAGGTGCTGGACCGGGCCTTCGGCGGCTCGGCGCTGACGGACTACACCCGGCGCGTGGCGGCGCGCGACTTCACCCGCCGCTCGCCGCTGGCCGGCGAGTATGCGCGGCTGGTGCGGCGCACCCACGCGGACCCGGCCGCCTTCATCCAGCGGCTGCGCGGCTCGGGCGAGGAGGACCTGCTGCTCGGAGCGCTGCTGCTCAGCCCCACGGTGCCCCGCGAGCTCACGGAAGTGGAGACTCTCGCCAGTCACTGGAATGACCCGTGGGTGGGGGTGCTGGTCCAGGAGGAGCTGTCGCGCCTGGAGTACCTCGCGGGCCAGCCCTGGCAGGCCGGGCAGCGCCTGCGGAGTGCGCTGCGCAAGTGCCGCGAGCAGGAGCTGGGCCTGCGGTGCCTGGACCTGCAGCGCAGGATGAGCCACGCGGCCACCTCCGCCAACCGACTGGCGGAGGCGGAGGAGCTGGCCCGCGCCAGCTGGCGCGAGGCGCGGCACCTGGGCGAGTGGGGACAGGAGGGCTTCGCCATCCGCGAGCTTGGACAGGCCGCGCGCTACCAGTTCCGCGTGGCGCCCGCGCGGGCCTACCTGGACGAGTTCCTCCAGCGGAGCCCCGGCGACTGCGATGCGCGCAACTACGTGCACCGCAACCTGGCCTCGCTGGCGATGATGCGGCTGCGCCCCGAGGAGGCCCGGCTCGCGCTGGACGAGGCCCAGGAGTGCAACCCGTCCGTGGGGCTGGTGGGCGCGTGGATTCTCGCCGACCTCGGCCGGATGGATCCGCGCCCGTCGGACGAGGAGGTGGTGCGTCGGGAGCTGGCGCAGGTCAACCCCACCCGGGACGCTCCCGGGCGCAGGGTGCTGGCCACGCTCATCGCCGCCCGCTTCGCGGTGGAGCGCAACCACGACGAGGGCAAGGTGCTGCTGCGGCGGACCATCGCCGAGGCCGAGCCGATGCTGGCCACCGACGCGGACGCGAGAGATGCCCGGGCCGTGGCGTACCAGACGCTGGCCGTCAGCGCCGGCAAGGCGGGTGCCTTCGCGGAGGTCCCCGCGGTGGTGGCGGAGCAGCTTGGAGTAACGGCGCCGGAGCGGTGCGTGCTGGCCGCCGCGATGGAGGCCGAGCGCACGGTGGTGGTGGCGCGCGGCCCGTCGGGCGAGGTCCGGGGGCACCATGACGCCTCCCGCCGGGAGCCGCTGGGTGACGACCTGTCCGGCGTGGTGCCTCGCGAGCTGGTGGCGCTGCTGCGACGCTGCTCCCAGGTGGACGTGCTCGCGGCACCGCCGCTGGACAGCCGCGCCGGGCTGCTTCCGCCGGACCTGGCGTGGCGCTACCGCGTGGGGCCCGCGACGGCCCGCGTGCCCACGACGAGCCTTCCGACGCAGCACCTGGTGGTGGCCAACGTGGAGACGCCGATGTCGCTGCGCCTCGCGCGCCTGCCCTCGTGGGAGTCCGCGCGCGAGCAGCCCGGGCAGTGGGTGGAGCTGGAGGGCCCCCAGGCGACGCCCTCGCGCGTGCTGGAGGCCATGACGCGAGCCACCGACATCGAGGTCCACGCGCACGGCATGGTGGACCGCAGCCTGTCGGACGCCACGGTGATTGCCCTGGCTCCGGAGCATGACGGCCGCTACGCCCTCACGGCGGAGGCCATCCGCAAGGTGCGACTGGAGGGTGCGCCGATGGTGCTGCTCGGCGCGTGCAGCGCGGCGCGGCTGCCGCCCCTGCTCCACCAGACGTCCTCGCTGCCCCAGGCCTTCGTGGACTCCGGGGCGAGAGCGGTGTTCGCCGCGACGGTGGACATCCCCAACACGGCGGGCCGCTTCTTCCAGGCCGTGCGGGAGCGAATCCACGCGGGCGCCGGCCCGGCCCAGGCCCTGCGAGAGGAGCGCCAGCGCTGGCTGCGCGAGGAGCGCTCCGCGCAATGGGTGACGCGGGTCCTGTTGTACGAGTAG